The Camarhynchus parvulus chromosome 19, STF_HiC, whole genome shotgun sequence genomic sequence tgggctgggcagccccaggctgggtgggtgtgccaccagctccaggaCAAACATCCCTGGTCCCTTGCAGCTCCTGAGTCACCCCAGTGGCCCCATGAGTGGGGACTGTCAGGGtgagcagctgcccctgcagcctgggcaagGTGAGTGTGTCCATGAGAGCTGCAGCACGAGAAGTGACGGCCTGAGCACCAAGGAAAGCTCTGCTGCCatggtctgtctgtctgtctgtctgtctgtcagtcagtccacaggagccctgcagcaccccagggagTTCAGGAAGCACTGGGCGGGCCCTGGCAACCCCATGGTCCTGCTGGGTTGGCCACCACCCCACTTGAGGGTGGAGAACCTTGGGATCCTTTGGGAAGGTGCCAAGCCAGgtgagcccctgccctggcGAGGTTCCTGccaccctgcagcccatggtcCTGTCCAGTTTGGGGCTGGCCACCCCAGTGGTGATCCTGGCAGGGGGTGCACGCTGTACCCCTGGGGACTGAGGGGTATCTGCCCACTGAcagctccaggccctgcacaggccagcagggactgggcacacagggcaggcagggacactggctcacagcaggggctggcaggggacagggtgatccctctgcccctcctgtgcctctccctgcctgtccctgccctgcaggatgCAGTCAAGGAGGGtaaaggtgctgctgctcaccctggggaggaggaggaggaggagaagagttGGCACTGGGTGTGCACCTGCATTCATTGCTGCcccctgccagctggggtgcagccagagctgggcagggagctgggggtgccccccatccctggctccaggctggacaaggagcagccccagcccaggagagccacaacagctgggagaagaggggTGCCCCCCACTCCCCCCTgagccacagccccaggcaaAGGGGTGCCAAAGGGGTACAAACCTGGCCTAGCACCAGCCAGGAAGGGGGTGGCAGGGTGCCCCAGCTGGGGCCCCTGGAGCAGGCACGGGGCTGTTAATTGTCCATTAACAATTAACTCTATTAACCAAGGAGTGGCCTCAGGGGATGCTGCTGAAGGGAGGGGGAGCTGCCCCCATCCTCGGGTGCTGCCAACCAtggcagcccttccctgggagggcagagccgccagcagcagccctgggctgcagagctctgcccacacagagggctggggctgtcccaggggctgtccccacacagcccctTTTGTGGGGAGGAGGCTGATGGCCaccccccagtgctgctccccagcctgcagctccctgctcctgcccctcacaATCAGAGatctgccagcagccaggattgaccccttccttcccaaagagcagcccagctccaggaggagcccTGAGGAGGCACAGAAactcccaggctgcagcccccagcagctgaggggggcagctcagcaccccaaacctgcagtTATGGGGATGTCAGCCCACGAaaaggggctggggcaggggtggggagTGGGGTCTGCACTGAGCTTGGAGGCCCTCAGCACTGGGGCCATCCAGCTGGTTTAAGTTTCCCTGGAGCCTTTGATTTCCTTAGCTTATCACACATCCAATTCCATCTGTTAACTACTCAGATTTTGGTGCTTCCCTTTGTCTGCTGTCAGTGATTCAAGGGTGGGAATGAGCAACACCAAAACAAGCCCTGGGGTGAaggtgcagggcagagcagtgcaggcCATGGGATGATGACTGAGGCCCCACCAGCAACCCACCCTGGGACAGCTGTCACCCTTTTGGTGACACTCAGCTGGCAAAACCTGGAGCAAAGGACAAGCATCCAGCATGGACACATACATCACTGCAGGCAAGGGAAATGGGGAGCCACAGGGTGAGGAGATGAGGGGTGGGATGTGCTACAGCATCTGTAAAATGGCCCCAGTGGGCTGGAGactgaggaggaagaaagtcCCTGCTGTGAACATCACACTCCTCCCAGCAAAGGCCTCGGGGTGCTCATGGTGAAGCCCCCAGCTCGAACTGCCACCTCACCTgggccaggaggggctgtggacagctcagctgctgctgctgtctgctcctgagctgtgctgcagggactggACACACCCccaaagcaggaaaaggacctgggggagTTCACAGCAGGGACTGGACACATCCCCAAAGCAGAAAATGGGTTCACGCCCCCACAGGAAAAGGAGCTCACAGCAGGACACATCCccaaagcaggaaaaggacctgggagtTCACAGCTGTTCCCTGCCATGACCCTGCTGTTGGCTGCcttgccccagctgcaggaagggggGGGGCTCCTGTTCTCACAGGaacagccctgtgtgtgtcagTGTCCCCAAGGATGCATCCTGGCTCCTGAGATGTAAAGGCCACAGCGAGTTACTGAGCTTTATCCTCTGCCTTATCTTCCTTTATCCTTCCTTGCATCTTTATCCTGTCCTTTATCTTCCAGCCCTGTACAGCTCACAACCCCTGGCACTCACATGGCACCCtcacaggctgtgctcagctctcctggcaccTCTCCATCAAGGAAACAACTGGAGAACAGCCAGAATACCATGACACTGTTGACCCAAGGAGAAGAAGGGGCAGAACAGTGGTATGCTGGGAGCGGGAGCTGGGAGGCAGGCTGGGCATTTGGACCAGCTCCAGCCACTTGGTGCCCAAGCTCCTGCaatcctgcccagagcagaggagcagtcAGGCCTGACGGGGCAAAGGtgacactgcagagctcagggcactCTCCTCTGTccaggcagcaggggagggcagagctcaggggatgtcaccagggcacagccagccctgggtgtcacccaggcagcacaggacagACCTCCAGAGGggcccccctgccctgctgactGCAGGCTGcatgcccaccctgcccagcaaGGCAGACAGAGCTCCCCTCCCTGGCCTCTTCTTCACTGGCTGAAGTCAGGATGTGAAACTCCTGCCTGCcccttgtcacagacatcttttcatgaaaaatcctttccttaggattttttcctcctgagaagctcagagacctcaggaacaaaatgtaaataatgattatctgctgctgtggaatgcagcaggtggatctgtgattggtctcatgtggttgtttctaattaatggccaatcacagcccagctggctcagacagagagtctgggacagctgcctttgttatcattctttactttctattcttagcttagccagccttctgaggagaaccttttcttctattcttttagtacagttttaatgtaatatatatcataaaataataaatcagccttctgaaacatggagtcagatcctcgtctcttccctcaacataagacccctgtgaacagtcacagcccctcagccctgctttccAGCAAGTGCAAGGAATATTTACCACCCAGGCCCACCACAAGAAAGATGTGTCATTTTGTCACCAATTTATGGCTGGATGTCTTTAATCTTCAAGATACATCACAGAGAcctgaggaggaagagaagagccagcagcaggaactccACACCCCCTGTTTGGGAGGGAGCCAGAGGAGTGCCATGGACACTGCTGGCTCTTCCAGCCTGCAGAGTAATGCTTCCTGCCAAACCCTGCCCAAAAAGCTGCCCCTGATCTTTTGAGTGATTTGTTTACAGAAGGTGAGCATGAAAATGCATCAGCAGGTGCCAGAGCCACAACTCCAGAGAGTTCCCTTTAGCAGGGCACACCAGGCTcctgtgacatcccagggctgtgatcccaGTGAAGGGACAGACTGACACCAGGGGGGACCTTGGAAAGCTCCCTCTGCCGCTGGGCTGAGCATGCAGCAGCCTCTAgtgagcagctggaggtggcacaagctgctgagagcaggcagagggCAATGCTGAGCAaccctgcacaggcaggagaggTGCCAAGGAGCAGTTTGGCCCTGCACATGGGGAAGGTGCCCAGAGATGCCTCGTGCCAGCAGAAAGCCCTCACCCCATGGAGGGTTACACCCCGTAGGCAGCTGGGCTTGCTCACTGCTCACATCAGCCTGAACTTGTGTGGGATCTcatccctttcccatcccagcccaaGGGATGAGATGTGCCTTCCTCATCCCCTCAGGGCCCACGGTGCCCTTTGGCATTCCTCACCCacctcccccatcccaccagcCCTCAGTGGAGAGAGTGACAGGAGGCCTGAGCTCTCagcctgtcccatcccagccccttctGTTCCTTTCCTCAGTGTCACCCAGTGGATGGTGAGTGCAGGGGTGCTGCTCCCCATCCCCCAGCATGTTCCCCATCCCCTGGTTCCTCCAGCTGCAGACTCCTGGGGTTTGTTTCCTGCTGTGCCATGTCCATTGTGCTGGATTTAGCTTTTGGGTTGGTTTCAGACTCTTCTTGTCTGGCTGTGTGtcattcttttcctctttccccactgcctgcccagcctgctccttgtccctgggtgtccctgctgtgcccctgccccaggctctgagcaggagcacagaaatgcagacaCAGGAATCCATTCACTTGTGACATTCTTGTGCTGGGACAAAACACAACCCAGGCTCTGGACAGGGCTTGGGCTCCTGCTCACCCCACTGACAGCAAACCCAGGGTCCCACACAGTCCTTGGCACACTCAGGCCATGGCCAGGAAGCTTCTCtccctccaggcagcagcagcacaggtgaaCCTTCACccaaggagagagaaaaggctCTGAGAAACACAATCTTCAGTTCCTGAAACACTTCAGTATTTAAATAGGCAAATGCTCTTGTGCAAACGATGCTCAGACACGTGTAAGACACAGAGAACAGCATTGGGTGCTCACAGGGGCACCACAGCCAAACTCCTCACAGGGAGGGGTGCTGTGAAGCTCCTGGCAGGCCCCAGACAGGACACAGGACCGCAGACACCAAAGTGCTgtcacacagctccaggcagtgtcacacacTGACCAGGCCACGGGCTCAGGTTTCATTTTTCAGGTCTGATCTCAGCCCCCTGTACCTGTACCTGCCATTCTCACAGGGTGGTGCAGCTGGGAcaccaggagctccaggagcaccagcagctgtgacagcacaggcctggcagcagcaggaaccacaggcacagctgaaCACACACAGCACCTCTGACAGCCTTTAATCTCTGCAGGCACCCAGGGCCACACAGCTGTGCCAAGGAGGGGACACATCCAGGCCAGAGTCCAGCGCTGTGCTCACTTGCCAGGCACTGTGCAGGAGGTGTTGGCTGAGGGGGCACATCAAGAGCTCCTGCAAGGTCACCCTGAGTGGCCTGGCCCAGGCTGCGTCCCCAGAGGCACCCCgagggcacagcctgtgccagccagggcaCTGTGTGTCCCAAGGTCACGCTGGCAGGGTGCAATGCCACAGCGCGAGCAGCAGACGCGGGGCGGTGCAGGGCACACCCCCAGCGACACTGTCCAGCTGCGGGGACACCCCGCGGGCCGCCCGGCCGTCACTTGAGGCCGTAGATGAGAGCAACGCCCAGGAAGAAGAGGAGCCCGATGGAGAGATCCGAGAGGGCCCGGAGGCGTCCCTGCGCCGCGAACTCCTCCCGCTGGAGCCGCAGCTGCTCCCTCCGCGCCCGCAGCATCTGCTCCCGCTGCAGCTGCTCCCCGTAGTGCGCGCGGTAGAAGGCGTCGAAGTCGAAGGGGGTCtggccgggcccggggcgggcggcgggggcgcggggcggccccggggcggcggcgaAGCGCGGCCCGAGGGCCGGGGAGCGTCGCGCAGCTCGGCGGCGCTCAGCAGCCCGCGGTCGTACTTGCTGCGGAGCGCGGCGCTGCCCAGCACCCGGTAAGCCTCGTTGACGGCGGCGAAGCGAGCggccgcggccgcgctgcccgcgTTGCGGTCGGGGTGGTAGCGGAAGGACTGCTCGTAGTACGCCGTCTTGATCTGCGCCGCCGTGGCCGTGGACGGCACTCCCAGCACCTCGTAGAGATCGCGGCGCGGCCGCGGGGCTCCGGCACCGCCCGTCTGCGCGGCCCGGGAGGGCGGCGGggcgcggccgggccgcggggccgcggggagAGCGGCCGCAGCCGCCCGAGCACCGCCGGGCCCATGGCGGCCTcagcgcccgcccgccgccatcGCCAGCGCCGCGGCGCGCGACAGTGACGTCACCGGCGGAGGAGTGACGTGCGCAGACACAGCGCCCACCGGGCGGGCACGGCGCGGTCGCTGGGCAG encodes the following:
- the DNAJC30 gene encoding LOW QUALITY PROTEIN: dnaJ homolog subfamily C member 30, mitochondrial (The sequence of the model RefSeq protein was modified relative to this genomic sequence to represent the inferred CDS: inserted 2 bases in 2 codons) is translated as MGPAVLGRLRXALPAAPRPGRAPPPSRAAQTGGAGAPRPRRDLYEVLGVPSTATAAQIKTAYYEQSFRYHPDRNAGSAAAAARFAAVNEAYRVLGSAALRSKYDRGLLSAAELRDAPRPSGRAXAAAPGPPRAPAARPGPGQTPFDFDAFYRAHYGEQLQREQMLRARREQLRLQREEFAAQGRLRALSDLSIGLLFFLGVALIYGLK